In Arachis stenosperma cultivar V10309 chromosome 1, arast.V10309.gnm1.PFL2, whole genome shotgun sequence, one DNA window encodes the following:
- the LOC130954613 gene encoding uncharacterized protein LOC130954613: MNGHSSSSYGTSWADQWDDGPDPVMVGHDKKTNSTAKYKEKLGHGLDKTKAVASSGVKKLKDGTTTGFNWIKTKYSKATQKN, from the coding sequence ATGAATGGACACAGCTCTTCATCCTATGGAACTTCATGGGCCGATCAGTGGGACGATGGGCCTGATCCAGTGATGGTTGGACATGACAAGAAGACCAACAGTACTGCTAAATACAAGGAGAAGCTAGGCCATGGTCTCGACAAGACCAAAGCTGTAGCTTCCAGTGGCGTGAAGAAGTTGAAGGATGGAACTACCACTGGATTCAACTGGATTAAGACCAAGTATTCCAAAGCTACTCAGAAAAATTAA